The Fimbriimonas ginsengisoli Gsoil 348 genome window below encodes:
- a CDS encoding MBOAT family O-acyltransferase, producing MLFNSIVFAVFAVVFFSVWWLVKWRPTARYLTIIGFSFFFYAYDTPWWLLLLMGTAILDYFAGLGILSRPHLKRLWVTLSLSGNLGLLLFFKYQFFIGKNLSHVLQLSGLNLDIPVRQLALPIGISFYTFQSMSYTIGAYRGILTPTRNILHFFAYVSLWPQLVAGPIEKAAHLLPQVANPKPLEDSDVWEAMLLIVRGFFKKMVIADNLAPAVNAAFGATSFVSSAPHWWLISIMFALQIYGDFSGYTDIARGFAKLMGLEFALNFNHPYGARSVQDFWRKWHISLSTWFRDYLYIPLGGNRGSTWQGVRNMWITMLVSGIWHGAAWTFLIWGALHATYLTVERFTDWPKKLATKPGGKHLAAVLVFGLVTIAWVFFRSNSTHQAFSIVATMLNPLRMSLAPLKAVDPSTYFFLLLAIAMVLNSYFGWLRNLYANNSTVRNLRPVFVALLIMVCIFWRGPGGAFIYFQF from the coding sequence ATGCTGTTCAATTCGATCGTCTTTGCCGTCTTCGCGGTCGTTTTCTTTTCGGTCTGGTGGCTTGTTAAGTGGCGTCCAACCGCCCGGTACCTGACGATCATCGGGTTCAGCTTCTTCTTTTACGCTTACGACACCCCCTGGTGGCTGCTGCTCCTCATGGGCACGGCGATCCTGGACTATTTCGCGGGACTCGGCATTCTCAGCCGCCCCCATCTCAAACGGTTGTGGGTAACCCTCTCGCTCAGCGGGAATCTGGGCCTGCTTCTCTTCTTCAAGTATCAGTTCTTCATTGGGAAGAACCTATCCCACGTTCTCCAACTCTCCGGTCTCAACCTGGATATCCCGGTGCGGCAACTGGCGCTGCCGATCGGCATCAGCTTCTATACGTTCCAGTCGATGAGTTACACCATCGGCGCGTACCGAGGCATCCTCACGCCGACCCGCAACATCCTCCACTTCTTCGCGTACGTCTCGCTCTGGCCCCAGCTCGTGGCCGGTCCCATCGAGAAGGCCGCCCACCTATTGCCTCAGGTGGCCAATCCGAAACCGCTAGAGGACTCGGATGTCTGGGAAGCGATGCTCCTTATCGTGCGTGGCTTCTTCAAGAAGATGGTCATCGCGGACAACCTGGCGCCCGCCGTCAACGCTGCGTTCGGGGCCACCTCGTTTGTCTCGTCGGCTCCGCACTGGTGGCTGATCTCCATCATGTTCGCGCTCCAGATCTACGGCGATTTCAGCGGATACACCGACATCGCCCGCGGATTTGCGAAGCTGATGGGACTGGAGTTCGCGCTGAATTTTAACCATCCCTATGGAGCGAGGTCCGTTCAGGACTTCTGGCGTAAGTGGCATATCTCGCTCTCCACGTGGTTCCGCGATTACCTTTACATCCCGCTCGGCGGCAATCGCGGCTCGACATGGCAGGGGGTCCGCAATATGTGGATCACGATGCTCGTCAGCGGCATTTGGCACGGCGCCGCCTGGACATTCCTCATCTGGGGAGCGCTCCACGCGACCTACCTCACCGTCGAGCGATTTACCGATTGGCCGAAGAAGCTCGCCACGAAGCCGGGCGGAAAGCATCTTGCCGCCGTTCTCGTCTTCGGCCTCGTCACCATCGCCTGGGTCTTCTTCCGGTCGAACTCGACGCATCAGGCGTTCAGCATCGTCGCGACGATGCTGAATCCGTTGCGAATGAGCCTCGCCCCTCTCAAAGCCGTTGATCCCTCCACGTACTTCTTCCTGCTGCTCGCCATTGCCATGGTGCTTAACAGCTACTTCGGCTGGCTACGGAACCTGTACGCGAACAACTCGACGGTAAGGAACCTTCGCCCGGTCTTCGTCGCTCTCCTCATCATGGTTTGCATCTTCTGGCGCGGTCCGGGAGGCGCCTTCATCTACTTCCAGTTCTGA
- a CDS encoding glycosyltransferase family 4 protein — protein MSRRIWVVSELYYPERTSTGRVLTATAEALARTEEVHVLCAQPTYDAKGVRALKRETHNGAKIVRCSSTTFPRTVLPLRAINALSLTLSTFFHALFGVKRGDVVLVVTNPPTLPFIVQLACRLKGAPCVLLVHDVYPESLARAGLTSEEGFAYRLIDKMSAKLISRMRRVIVLGRDVPPLLEARLKRYGKNVPPMDLVPNYGDVDEVQPMPRVGNRILAELGVADRFVIQYAGNMGRTHGLQNVLTVLERLREDPRAFFLFVGSGAFKKRLEDEVREHKWSNVAVSSYRPIEELSESLAACDVALITFAANMEGVSVPSRMYNVMASARTIIGVCGEESELGLVIREHRIGWIAKPDDPESLIQTIAEAMATSAEEREAMGRRAREAVERLYTPEHTFSKTAESLRAAV, from the coding sequence TTGAGTCGCCGGATCTGGGTCGTTTCCGAACTCTACTATCCGGAACGAACCTCGACCGGACGGGTACTCACCGCCACCGCGGAGGCGCTGGCCCGTACCGAAGAGGTTCACGTCCTCTGCGCCCAGCCCACGTACGACGCCAAAGGGGTGCGAGCCCTGAAGCGGGAGACCCATAACGGCGCGAAGATCGTCCGGTGCTCCAGCACGACGTTTCCCCGGACCGTATTGCCGCTGAGGGCCATCAACGCGCTCTCGCTCACCCTGTCCACCTTCTTCCACGCCCTTTTCGGGGTGAAGAGGGGAGACGTGGTCTTGGTGGTGACGAACCCGCCGACCTTGCCGTTTATCGTCCAGCTCGCTTGCCGGCTGAAAGGAGCTCCGTGCGTGCTGCTCGTTCACGACGTCTATCCGGAGAGTCTGGCGCGGGCGGGCCTCACGTCGGAAGAAGGGTTCGCTTACCGTCTTATCGACAAGATGTCGGCCAAGCTTATCTCGCGGATGCGGCGGGTTATCGTCCTTGGTCGAGATGTTCCCCCGCTGCTCGAGGCGAGGTTGAAGCGGTATGGAAAGAACGTTCCGCCGATGGATCTCGTGCCGAACTATGGTGATGTCGACGAGGTTCAACCAATGCCGCGGGTCGGGAACCGGATCCTTGCGGAGCTCGGCGTAGCCGACCGCTTCGTGATCCAATATGCGGGCAACATGGGCCGAACCCACGGGCTTCAGAACGTCTTGACCGTCCTCGAACGGCTTCGTGAGGATCCCAGAGCGTTCTTCCTTTTTGTCGGCTCCGGTGCCTTTAAGAAGAGGTTGGAGGATGAGGTTCGCGAACATAAGTGGTCAAACGTCGCCGTCTCGAGCTACCGCCCCATCGAGGAGCTTTCGGAATCGTTGGCCGCGTGCGACGTCGCCCTCATCACTTTCGCCGCCAATATGGAGGGAGTGTCGGTCCCGAGCCGGATGTACAACGTCATGGCCTCGGCCAGGACGATTATTGGGGTTTGCGGAGAAGAATCCGAGCTGGGTCTTGTCATTCGTGAGCACCGAATCGGCTGGATCGCAAAGCCAGACGATCCCGAATCGTTGATCCAAACCATTGCTGAGGCGATGGCGACTTCCGCTGAAGAGCGGGAGGCAATGGGTCGTCGAGCCCGCGAAGCGGTCGAGCGACTCTACACTCCCGAGCACACCTTTTCAAAAACGGCCGAGAGCCTTAGGGCGGCGGTTTGA
- a CDS encoding NAD-dependent epimerase/dehydratase family protein, with protein MRILLTGATGFVGRACVERLAGHDLVAAVRGGSESKPLAASLRAVEVGDIGPTTDWAEALVGVDAVLHVAGRAHVLREPDADAISRFRAVNTEGTRVLAEAAARAGVRRFVFVSSIGVHGRGQAADYKGPGYSPADEPAPRDDYAVSKLEAERILLPMKEIGPVVVRPPLVYGPNVPGNLRTLLGLIRRGLPLPFQGVRNRRSMIGVRNLADLLAITLEHPSAAGEIFNVADADEVSTPEIVRALATGLGRPARLFPLPSGLVGGLARLARKEKMYEQLFGSFVVDGSRARDLLAWTPPQSIQDGLVECGRSYAEARAQG; from the coding sequence TTGAGAATTCTCCTCACCGGAGCGACCGGTTTTGTAGGCCGGGCCTGCGTCGAGCGGCTCGCCGGCCACGACCTTGTGGCGGCCGTGCGCGGCGGGTCCGAGTCGAAACCGTTGGCCGCCTCTCTCCGCGCCGTCGAGGTCGGAGACATCGGACCGACGACGGATTGGGCGGAGGCATTGGTGGGAGTGGACGCCGTGCTCCACGTCGCCGGCCGAGCCCATGTGCTGCGCGAACCGGATGCCGACGCGATATCCCGATTCCGAGCCGTGAATACGGAGGGAACGCGGGTACTGGCCGAGGCGGCGGCGAGGGCGGGCGTTCGACGCTTCGTATTCGTCAGCTCGATCGGCGTTCATGGCCGGGGTCAAGCCGCCGACTACAAGGGGCCCGGATATTCGCCGGCCGACGAACCGGCGCCGCGAGACGATTACGCGGTGAGCAAGCTGGAGGCGGAGCGGATACTGCTGCCTATGAAGGAAATCGGTCCCGTGGTGGTGCGACCTCCGCTGGTGTACGGACCGAACGTACCGGGGAACCTCCGCACTCTGCTCGGTTTGATCCGGCGGGGGTTGCCGCTGCCATTCCAAGGCGTGCGCAACCGTCGGAGCATGATCGGAGTGCGAAACCTGGCCGATCTCCTGGCCATCACTCTCGAACATCCAAGCGCGGCGGGTGAAATCTTTAACGTCGCCGACGCCGACGAAGTGTCGACGCCGGAAATCGTCCGCGCGCTCGCCACTGGGCTAGGACGACCGGCTAGACTGTTTCCGCTGCCGAGCGGGCTCGTGGGGGGGCTGGCTCGGCTCGCGCGGAAAGAGAAAATGTACGAGCAGCTTTTCGGCAGCTTTGTGGTCGACGGTTCCCGAGCCCGCGATCTTCTCGCGTGGACGCCGCCTCAATCGATCCAAGACGGATTGGTTGAGTGTGGCCGAAGCTACGCCGAAGCGAGGGCTCAGGGCTGA
- a CDS encoding MraY family glycosyltransferase: MPPEWNPAWLAAGVVQVIVSALLTYMVRNYLVRLQIMDKPSERGMHKVPTPRGGGLAIVAIVLISLVLLRLLGYLDNRTFFAFFIGGGAIAAVSFRDDQVSLPAKVRYLVQAGGCALALALLGGLDTLDLGFTKLTMGPVGNVVAVIAMTWTVNLYNFMDGIDGLTGSEAVTVGLFSAVVLLAHHQTGLGLLGGSIAMGALGFLFFNWPPAKIFMGDVGSTFLGFTFATLAVAGMKAGVGFWFWPLVLGVFFVDTTVTLICRILNKEKFTEPHRTHAFQVGTKRMGGKHVRMTLLVVAVNLLVLFPIAQDAISHPDRAAYEGGGILLLLAVAVLWTRGGMRGVNR, from the coding sequence ATGCCGCCCGAATGGAATCCCGCTTGGCTTGCCGCCGGAGTGGTGCAGGTGATCGTCTCCGCCCTGCTCACCTACATGGTCCGGAACTACCTTGTCCGCCTGCAGATCATGGACAAGCCTTCCGAGCGGGGGATGCACAAGGTGCCGACTCCGCGCGGCGGAGGATTGGCCATCGTCGCCATCGTTTTGATCAGCCTCGTCTTGCTCAGGCTGCTTGGCTATCTGGACAATCGGACCTTCTTCGCCTTCTTCATCGGAGGCGGAGCGATTGCCGCAGTGAGCTTCCGAGACGACCAGGTCAGTCTGCCTGCCAAGGTTCGCTACCTGGTTCAGGCGGGCGGCTGCGCCCTCGCCCTGGCGCTTTTGGGCGGGTTGGATACGCTCGACCTTGGCTTTACAAAGCTAACTATGGGTCCGGTCGGAAACGTCGTGGCGGTGATCGCGATGACTTGGACGGTCAACCTCTACAACTTCATGGACGGGATCGACGGCCTCACCGGAAGTGAGGCGGTAACCGTTGGGCTCTTCTCGGCGGTGGTGCTCTTGGCGCACCACCAGACCGGTCTCGGCCTCCTCGGCGGGAGCATCGCGATGGGGGCGCTTGGGTTCCTCTTCTTTAACTGGCCGCCGGCCAAGATCTTCATGGGGGACGTGGGAAGCACCTTTCTCGGATTTACCTTCGCCACCTTGGCCGTCGCGGGGATGAAGGCGGGGGTCGGGTTTTGGTTCTGGCCGCTCGTGTTGGGGGTGTTCTTCGTGGACACGACGGTCACGCTCATCTGCCGCATTCTCAACAAGGAGAAGTTCACGGAGCCGCACCGCACCCACGCGTTCCAGGTCGGCACTAAGCGAATGGGCGGGAAGCATGTAAGGATGACGCTGCTGGTCGTAGCGGTCAACCTTTTGGTGCTGTTCCCGATCGCGCAAGACGCCATCTCGCATCCGGACCGGGCGGCTTACGAGGGGGGTGGCATTCTCTTGCTTCTCGCGGTCGCAGTGCTTTGGACACGGGGCGGAATGCGTGGAGTGAACCGGTAG
- a CDS encoding cytidylyltransferase domain-containing protein, producing MARGASAVFFVARTGSSRLPRKVLLPIEGRALILHHFDRMKLAQLPERLVLCTTDSPADDELAAVAEEYGIDVFRGPEMDVPQRLLQACDKFGVETFILCETDEHYTDPAHIDALLEYVEKNGGDWVHIEGNPIGAWARAISRNAMATLCAERTTEGLDGWGYFFEKQPERFQLGNFSVLDPETQKFSEDVRLTIDYPEDFELAEALYARLYKDGQPLRLNAVIDALKAEPALININLHRQDQYWERLQAQSQGLADGSTPIRSE from the coding sequence ATGGCCCGCGGCGCTTCCGCAGTTTTCTTCGTTGCTCGCACCGGCTCGAGCCGGCTCCCGCGAAAGGTGCTTCTCCCGATCGAGGGACGCGCACTCATCCTTCACCACTTCGACCGAATGAAGCTTGCCCAGCTTCCCGAGCGGCTCGTGCTCTGCACGACCGACTCGCCCGCCGACGACGAGCTGGCGGCGGTAGCTGAGGAGTATGGGATCGACGTGTTCCGGGGACCGGAAATGGACGTTCCGCAGCGATTGCTCCAGGCGTGCGACAAGTTCGGTGTCGAGACCTTCATCCTCTGCGAGACTGACGAGCATTACACCGACCCGGCGCATATCGACGCGCTCCTCGAGTATGTCGAGAAGAACGGCGGCGACTGGGTGCACATCGAAGGGAACCCGATCGGCGCCTGGGCGCGGGCGATCAGCCGAAACGCGATGGCGACCCTATGCGCCGAGCGCACGACGGAAGGGCTCGACGGCTGGGGTTACTTCTTTGAGAAGCAGCCGGAGCGGTTCCAACTCGGCAACTTCTCGGTGCTCGATCCGGAGACCCAGAAGTTCAGCGAAGACGTCCGGCTCACCATCGACTACCCTGAAGATTTCGAGCTGGCGGAGGCGCTCTATGCGCGCCTTTACAAGGATGGACAGCCGCTCCGGCTTAACGCGGTGATCGATGCGCTCAAGGCCGAGCCGGCGCTGATAAACATCAACCTTCATCGCCAGGACCAATACTGGGAAAGACTTCAGGCCCAAAGCCAGGGTCTCGCAGACGGTTCGACTCCTATTCGGTCAGAATAA